Proteins found in one Neomonachus schauinslandi chromosome 1, ASM220157v2, whole genome shotgun sequence genomic segment:
- the RETN gene encoding resistin, with amino-acid sequence MKALALLLLPVLGQLVCGKSLCPVDEAINEKIQDGTRSLILETRRNFGLSCRSVTSRGDLATCPAGFAVTACTCGSACGSWDVRAETTCHCQCAAMDWTGARCCRLQSTA; translated from the exons ATGAAGGCtcttgccctcctcctcctccctgtcctggGGCAGCTGGTGTGTGGCAAGTCTCTGTGTCCAGTGGATGAAGCCATCAATGAGAAGATCCAGGATGGCACCAGATCCTTAA TTCTTGAGACAAGGAGGAACTTTGGCCTGAGCTGCCGGAGCGTCACCTCCAGGGGGGACCTGGCCACCTGCCCCGCAG GCTTCGCCGTCACCGCCTGCACTTGTGGCTCCGCCTGTGGCTCGTGGGACGTGCGCGCCGAGACCACATGCCACTGCCAGTGCGCGGCCATGGACTGGACCGGAGCTCGCTGCTGCCGCTTGCAGAGCACCGCCTGA
- the MCEMP1 gene encoding mast cell-expressed membrane protein 1, with the protein MESEKIYMKQEVKMQAAAFKDKKQRAPANKEGADNPDYENITLTFRNQDKLKGSHSPLKNQGKQPSASAHCTALGGAHAPTLSRPPSESAQVPRCLHRALMILYILLALTCIILLALVLAKNSEMSQELLVLKRELWNISESVRECQEEQNQGWSSVRQLIMEAKQGINVVKRDVQSESDKMKTLLTGAVADLHWT; encoded by the exons ATGGAGTCTGAGAAAATCTACATGAAGCAGGAGGTCAAGATGCAGGCAGCAGCCTTCAAAGACAAGAAACAGAGGGCCCCAGCCAATAAGGAAG GTGCAGATAACCCTGACTATGAGAATATCACCTTGACCTTCAGAAACCAGGACAAGCTGAAGGGCAGCCATTCACCCCTCAAGAATCAGGGCAAGCAGCCATCTGCCAGCGCACACTGCACAGCCTTGGGAGGGGCCCATG CCCCAACCCTGTCTAGGCCACCCTCAGAATCTGCCCAGGTTCCCCGTTGTCTGCACAGAGCCCTCATGATCCTGTACATCCTCCTTGCCCTGACCTGCATCATCCTCTTGGCCTTGGTCTTGGCAAAGA ATTCTGAGATGTCCCAGGAGTTGCTGGTCTTGAAAAGGGAGCTCTGGAACA TCTCCGAATCGGTGCGGGAGTGTCAGGAGGAGCAGAATCAGGGCTGGAGCTCCGTCCGGCAGCTCATCATGGAGGCCAAGCAGGGCATTAACGTGGTCAAGAGAGATGTCCAGTCCGAGAGTGATAAAATGAAGACGTTATTAACAGGTGCCGTTGCAGACCTTCACTGG ACATGA
- the TRAPPC5 gene encoding trafficking protein particle complex subunit 5 — MEARFTRGKSALLERALARPRTEVSLSAFALLFSELVQHCQSRVFSVAELQARLAALGRQVGARVLDALVAREKGARRETKVLGALLFVKGAVWKALFGKEADKLEQANDDARTFYIIEREPLINTYISVPKENSTLNCASFTAGIVEAVLTHSGFPAKVTAHWHKGTTLMIKFEEAVIARDRALEGR, encoded by the coding sequence ATGGAGGCGCGCTTCACGCGCGGGAAGTCGGCGCTGCTGGAGCGCGCGCTGGCGCGGCCCCGCACCGAGGTGAGCCTGAGCGCCTTCGCGCTGCTCTTCTCCGAGCTGGTGCAGCACTGCCAGAGCCGGGTCTTCTCGGTGGCCGAGCTGCAGGCGCGCCTGGCCGCCCTGGGCCGCCAGGTGGGCGCGCGCGTTCTCGACGCGCTGGTGGCTCGCGAAAAGGGTGCCCGGCGCGAAACCAAGGTGCTGGGTGCCCTGCTCTTCGTCAAGGGCGCGGTGTGGAAGGCGCTGTTCGGCAAGGAGGCCGACAAGCTGGAGCAGGCCAACGATGACGCCCGCACCTTCTACATCATAGAGCGCGAGCCGCTCATCAACACCTACATCTCTGTGCCCAAGGAGAACAGCACCCTGAACTGCGCCAGCTTCACCGCGGGCATCGTGGAGGCCGTGCTCACACACAGCGGCTTCCCCGCCAAGGTCACGGCGCACTGGCACAAGGGCACCACGCTCATGATCAAGTTTGAGGAGGCGGTCATAGCCCGAGACCGGGCCCTGGAGGGCCGCTGA